From the unidentified bacterial endosymbiont genome, one window contains:
- the trhA gene encoding PAQR family membrane homeostasis protein TrhA — protein sequence MVRKPLMAQGYSLAEEVANSISHGIGLVFGIVGLVLLLVQAVDSNASAMAITSYSLYGGSMILLFLASTLYHAIPHQRAKIWLKKFDHCAIYLLIAGTYTPFLLVGLNSPLSRGLMIIIWGLALVGILFKLTIAHQFKVLSLVTYLTMGWLSLIVVYQLAIKLAVGGVTLLAVGGVVYSLGVIFYVCKRIPYNHAIWHGFVLGGSVCHFLAIYLYVAQV from the coding sequence ATGGTGAGAAAGCCATTAATGGCACAGGGATATTCACTGGCTGAGGAAGTAGCCAACAGCATTAGCCACGGCATTGGCCTGGTTTTTGGGATTGTCGGTTTAGTACTGTTGTTGGTGCAGGCGGTAGATTCCAACGCCAGCGCGATGGCCATTACCAGCTATAGCCTGTATGGCGGGAGTATGATCCTGCTGTTCCTGGCATCGACGCTTTATCATGCTATTCCACATCAGCGGGCTAAGATCTGGCTCAAAAAATTCGACCACTGCGCTATCTATCTTCTAATCGCAGGCACCTACACACCTTTTTTACTGGTGGGGCTAAATTCGCCGCTGTCGCGTGGCCTGATGATTATTATCTGGGGCCTGGCGCTGGTGGGGATCCTGTTCAAGCTGACAATTGCACACCAGTTCAAGGTATTATCGCTGGTAACCTATCTGACGATGGGCTGGCTGTCGCTGATTGTGGTTTATCAACTGGCGATAAAGCTGGCGGTGGGGGGCGTGACGCTTCTGGCGGTAGGGGGCGTGGTCTATTCGCTGGGCGTGATTTTTTACGTCTGTAAGCGTATTCCATACAACCATGCGATATGGCACGGCTTCGTGTTGGGCGGTAGCGTCTGCCACTTTTTGGCGATTTATCTGTACGTGGCACAGGTGTAG
- the xerD gene encoding site-specific tyrosine recombinase XerD: MEKDLALIEQFLDALWLEKNLAENTLSAYRRDLTLLVEWLAHRGLSLEKAQRDDLQALLGERMDGGYKATSSARLLSAMRRLFQHLFREKFRADDPSALLASPKLPQRLPKDLSEAQVERLLQSPAVDLPLELRDKAMLELLYATGLRVSELVGLTMSDISLRQGVVRVMGKGDKERLVPLGEEAVYWLETYLEHGRPWLLNGVSIDVLFPSQRAQQMTRQTFWHRIKHYATLAGIDSEKLSPHVLRHAFATHLLNHGADLRVVQMLLGHSDLSTTQIYTHVATERLRQLHQQHHPRA, from the coding sequence GTGGAAAAGGATCTCGCACTCATCGAACAGTTTCTCGATGCGCTATGGCTCGAGAAAAACCTGGCTGAGAATACGCTCAGTGCCTATCGACGCGATCTTACCCTGCTGGTGGAGTGGCTTGCGCACCGGGGACTGTCGCTTGAGAAGGCGCAACGCGACGACCTGCAGGCACTGCTGGGCGAACGTATGGATGGGGGCTACAAAGCCACCAGTTCCGCGCGTTTGCTCAGCGCAATGCGTCGGTTGTTTCAGCACCTTTTCCGTGAGAAATTCCGTGCCGACGATCCCAGCGCGCTGCTGGCGTCGCCTAAACTTCCCCAGAGGCTGCCAAAAGATCTTAGCGAAGCTCAGGTTGAGAGATTATTACAATCGCCCGCCGTTGACCTGCCGCTAGAGTTACGCGATAAAGCCATGTTAGAGCTACTGTATGCTACCGGTTTACGCGTTTCCGAACTGGTCGGCCTGACGATGAGCGACATCAGCCTGCGTCAGGGCGTGGTTCGCGTGATGGGTAAAGGAGACAAAGAACGTCTGGTTCCGCTGGGTGAAGAGGCGGTCTACTGGCTGGAGACGTATCTGGAGCACGGTCGCCCGTGGCTACTGAATGGCGTTTCGATTGATGTCTTGTTTCCCAGCCAGCGCGCGCAGCAGATGACGCGACAAACGTTCTGGCATCGCATTAAGCATTACGCCACACTGGCGGGTATTGACAGTGAAAAGCTGTCGCCGCACGTTTTGCGTCATGCCTTCGCGACGCATCTGTTAAACCATGGCGCTGATTTACGTGTGGTGCAGATGCTACTTGGACACAGCGATCTTTCAACGACGCAAATTTATACCCATGTCGCGACGGAACGCCTGCGGCAGCTACACCAACAGCACCACCCTCGAGCGTGA
- the ygfZ gene encoding tRNA-modifying protein YgfZ: MAFTPFSPRQPAASARLPLTLITLDDWALATLSGADAEKYLQGQVTADVSQMTEHQHLLAAHCDPKGKMWSNLRLFRRQDGFAFIERRSLRDAQLTELKKYAVFSKVTIAADDEHVLLGVAGFQARAALKKLFGALPDADKPLVSEGATSILWFEHPAERFLLVTDVATAERVTETLRGEAQFNNSQQWLALNIEAGLPVIDAANSAQFIPQATNIQALGGISFKKGCYTGQEMVARAKFRGANKRALWTLAGHASRVPQAGEDLELKMGENWRRTGTVLAAVQLDDGRMLVQVVMNNDMEADSVFRVRDDVNTLSIEPLPYSLEE; encoded by the coding sequence ATGGCCTTTACTCCATTTTCTCCTCGCCAGCCCGCCGCCTCTGCGCGACTGCCGCTGACGCTTATTACTCTTGACGACTGGGCGCTGGCGACGCTCAGTGGCGCCGACGCCGAAAAATATCTGCAGGGCCAGGTCACCGCCGACGTCAGCCAGATGACTGAGCATCAGCATCTTCTCGCCGCGCACTGCGATCCTAAAGGCAAGATGTGGAGCAACCTGCGTCTGTTCCGCCGTCAGGACGGATTCGCCTTTATTGAGCGCCGTAGCCTGCGTGATGCTCAACTGACCGAACTGAAAAAGTATGCGGTCTTTTCCAAAGTGACCATCGCCGCGGACGATGAACATGTTCTGCTGGGCGTAGCCGGTTTTCAGGCTCGTGCGGCGCTAAAAAAGCTTTTCGGCGCACTGCCGGACGCAGATAAACCGCTGGTTAGCGAAGGTGCTACGTCCATCCTGTGGTTTGAGCACCCGGCGGAGCGTTTCCTGCTGGTGACCGATGTCGCCACCGCCGAGCGCGTGACCGAAACCCTACGCGGTGAAGCGCAGTTTAATAACAGCCAACAGTGGCTCGCACTGAATATTGAAGCGGGTCTGCCGGTGATTGACGCCGCAAACAGCGCGCAGTTTATTCCGCAAGCCACTAACATCCAGGCGTTGGGTGGCATTAGTTTTAAGAAAGGCTGCTACACCGGCCAGGAGATGGTTGCGCGCGCAAAATTCCGTGGAGCGAACAAACGCGCCCTGTGGACGCTTGCAGGCCATGCCAGCCGCGTTCCACAAGCGGGTGAAGATTTAGAGCTAAAAATGGGCGAGAACTGGCGTCGTACCGGTACCGTGTTAGCCGCCGTGCAGCTTGATGATGGTCGCATGCTGGTTCAGGTCGTCATGAATAATGACATGGAAGCCGACAGCGTGTTCCGCGTGCGTGATGATGTGAATACCCTGAGCATCGAGCCGCTGCCGTATTCGCTGGAGGAGTAA
- a CDS encoding protein YgfX produces MVLWQSDLRVSWRSQWMSLMLHGVVAALVLLMPWPLSYTPVWLLMLSFVVFDSVRSQRRINARQGEIKLLVDSRLRWQGKEWEIVGMPWMLRSGMMLRLRNAGGGRRQHLWLASDSMDIAEWRDLRRTFLQQPTQE; encoded by the coding sequence GTGGTCCTGTGGCAATCTGATCTTCGCGTCTCGTGGCGCTCGCAGTGGATGTCATTAATGCTCCACGGCGTGGTTGCGGCCTTAGTTTTACTGATGCCGTGGCCGCTTAGCTACACCCCTGTATGGTTGCTTATGCTATCGTTTGTGGTTTTTGACAGCGTGCGTAGCCAGCGTCGAATCAACGCTCGTCAGGGTGAAATCAAATTACTGGTGGATTCTCGTCTGCGCTGGCAGGGCAAGGAGTGGGAGATCGTTGGAATGCCCTGGATGCTCCGCTCAGGCATGATGCTACGGTTACGTAACGCGGGCGGTGGGCGTCGCCAGCATCTTTGGCTGGCCTCAGACAGCATGGATATCGCCGAGTGGCGAGATCTGCGTCGCACCTTTTTGCAGCAGCCGACGCAGGAATGA
- the fldB gene encoding flavodoxin FldB: MNIGLFYGSSTCYTEMAAEKIRDIIGPELVTLHNLKDDAITLMEQYDMLILGIPTWDFGEIQEDWEALWDQLDTLNLDGKIIAMYGMGDQLGYGEWFLDALGMLHNKLAPKGVTFIGYWPTEGYEFTSKKPIIADGQLFVGLALDETNQYDLSDERLQNWCEQILGEMAEKFS; this comes from the coding sequence ATGAATATTGGTCTGTTCTACGGTTCCAGCACCTGCTACACCGAAATGGCGGCAGAAAAAATTCGCGACATCATCGGCCCGGAACTGGTGACGTTGCATAACCTGAAAGATGACGCCATTACCTTGATGGAGCAGTATGACATGCTGATCCTCGGCATCCCGACCTGGGATTTTGGCGAGATTCAGGAAGACTGGGAAGCCCTCTGGGATCAACTTGATACGCTTAACCTCGACGGTAAAATTATCGCCATGTACGGCATGGGCGATCAGTTGGGTTACGGTGAATGGTTCCTGGATGCGCTCGGCATGTTACACAACAAGCTGGCACCAAAAGGCGTTACGTTTATTGGTTATTGGCCCACTGAAGGCTACGAATTCACCAGCAAAAAGCCGATTATCGCCGATGGTCAGCTGTTCGTCGGGCTCGCGCTGGATGAAACCAACCAGTACGATCTCAGCGATGAACGTCTGCAAAACTGGTGCGAACAAATTCTGGGTGAAATGGCAGAGAAATTTAGCTGA
- a CDS encoding MurR/RpiR family transcriptional regulator has protein sequence MFTHSAIANLNNLEMMVYNYVIKNRDKVMYMTIRELADAAGVSTTTILRFCRKLNCQGYSEFRVRFKLYLEQNEPQQANFAASEIISFFKSVNNEEFDALLDDAVDIILSSERIIFVGAGTSGSLAKYGARFFSNIGKFSNHIDDPYFPVTNDMAKNALAIVLSVSGETEEILRFASQFSLRHCKVLSITSHEHSRLAKLADFNLSWHVPQTRIAGVYDITTQIPVIYILESLGRKLAKKLTE, from the coding sequence ATGTTCACCCATTCCGCCATTGCCAACCTTAATAACCTGGAGATGATGGTTTACAACTATGTCATTAAGAACCGCGATAAGGTGATGTACATGACAATCCGCGAGCTGGCGGATGCGGCCGGGGTCTCCACCACCACTATCCTGCGCTTTTGCCGCAAGCTCAACTGCCAAGGCTACTCTGAATTCCGCGTGCGTTTTAAGCTCTATTTAGAACAGAACGAACCTCAGCAGGCGAATTTTGCTGCCAGCGAAATTATTAGCTTCTTCAAAAGCGTTAACAATGAAGAATTTGATGCGTTACTGGATGATGCCGTCGATATTATTTTATCGTCTGAACGTATTATATTTGTTGGAGCAGGGACCTCCGGCTCGCTTGCGAAATATGGTGCTCGCTTCTTCTCAAATATTGGCAAGTTCAGCAATCATATTGACGATCCTTATTTTCCGGTCACTAATGATATGGCTAAAAATGCGCTGGCAATCGTGCTCTCCGTATCCGGTGAAACCGAGGAAATTCTGCGTTTTGCCAGTCAGTTCAGCCTGCGCCACTGCAAAGTGCTCTCTATTACCAGCCACGAACACTCTCGTCTGGCAAAACTGGCAGACTTTAATCTCTCCTGGCATGTCCCACAAACGCGTATTGCCGGTGTTTACGATATTACGACCCAAATTCCTGTCATCTATATTCTTGAGTCGCTTGGACGAAAGCTGGCGAAGAAATTGACAGAATAA
- the sdhE gene encoding FAD assembly factor SdhE yields the protein MDINNKARLHWACRRGMRELDISIMPFFEHEYDSLSDDDKRLFVRLLESDDPDLFNWLMNHGKPADTELQRMVQLIQTRNRERGPVAI from the coding sequence ATGGATATTAACAACAAGGCCCGTCTTCACTGGGCATGCCGCCGCGGTATGCGTGAGCTTGATATTTCCATCATGCCTTTTTTCGAGCATGAGTATGACAGCTTAAGCGATGATGATAAGCGTCTGTTTGTTCGCCTGCTTGAGTCAGACGATCCTGATTTATTTAACTGGCTGATGAATCACGGCAAACCCGCCGACACCGAGTTGCAACGGATGGTGCAATTAATTCAAACACGGAATCGGGAACGTGGTCCTGTGGCAATCTGA